Genomic segment of Bacteroidota bacterium:
CCGGAACTATTGTTTAGGTAATATATGTATATACATATAAACTAAAAAAATTATGATAAAAACTACAATTATAACGATTGCAAGCGCAGTACTGTTGACATTTTCAGCATGTAAAAGCGCCCCGAATGCCGATGAAGCCAAAACAGGTGAGGCCCAGGAAGTAAAATTAACAGAAGGATCTGCAACGGTACCGATCAACGTTACAGAAAGCAAACTTGAATGGATCGGAACCAAAGTAACAGCTTATCACAGTGGTACTGTTGCCATTAAAAGTGGTGATATTATGGTGAAAGACGGAATGATCTCCGGCGGAAAATTTGTGTTGGATATGCCTACATTAGTTTCCCTTAAGGATGATGAAGGTTCTAATGGTAAACTTACAGGTCACTTAAAATCACCCGACTTTTTTGATGTTGCAACCTACCCAGAATCCACTTTTGAAATAACCGCTGTAACGCCATTTAGTGGTACAGTTGAAAATACCGGTGGATCAGAAACAGAAATAAGTGAATACAGTGTAACGGACCCGAATTATACCATATCAGGAAATCTTACAATTAAGGATGTAACAAAAAATATCACCTTTCCGGCTAAGGTTTCTGTGAACAATAACAGTGTAGAAGCTGTTGCTAAGTTTAATATCGACAGAAAACAATGGAATCTTGTTTATCCGGGAAAACCGGATGATCTTATCAAAGATTTGATCTGGTTTGGTATCTCAATAAAAGCAAATGCTGCAGAAA
This window contains:
- a CDS encoding YceI family protein; the encoded protein is MIKTTIITIASAVLLTFSACKSAPNADEAKTGEAQEVKLTEGSATVPINVTESKLEWIGTKVTAYHSGTVAIKSGDIMVKDGMISGGKFVLDMPTLVSLKDDEGSNGKLTGHLKSPDFFDVATYPESTFEITAVTPFSGTVENTGGSETEISEYSVTDPNYTISGNLTIKDVTKNITFPAKVSVNNNSVEAVAKFNIDRKQWNLVYPGKPDDLIKDLIWFGISIKANAAEITALK